The following are encoded in a window of bacterium genomic DNA:
- a CDS encoding response regulator — translation MNMMLAADLLELAGYDVLQARSAEIGMRIAREEKPDLILMDVQLPGMDGLTATRALADDAETAAIPVVALTSHAMRGDEQKALDAGCKGYIAKPIDANTFAKVVTGHVKRTRLWT, via the coding sequence ATGAACATGATGCTCGCCGCGGACCTGCTAGAGCTGGCGGGGTACGACGTGCTGCAGGCGCGCTCCGCGGAGATCGGCATGCGCATCGCCCGCGAGGAAAAACCGGATCTCATCCTGATGGACGTGCAGCTCCCCGGAATGGACGGCCTGACCGCCACGCGCGCGCTCGCCGACGATGCCGAAACAGCCGCCATCCCCGTCGTCGCGCTGACCTCGCACGCGATGCGCGGCGACGAGCAAAAGGCCCTCGACGCCGGCTGCAAGGGTTATATCGCCAAACCGATCGACGCCAACACCTTCGCCAAGGTCGTGACCGGCCACGTCAAACGCACAAGGCTGTGGACATGA
- a CDS encoding sigma-54 dependent transcriptional regulator — MTDARPHILVIDDEESMRHSVGVILDRHGYDVTDAQSGEEGLSAIEEKGPFDVILCDLRMPGIDGLTFVERAIAAGVASPIIMMSAYGSIDAAVEAMRRGAFTFVSKPFKPNAFLATIEKALSHEELVRENRELREEKARQFRFDELVGRDEKMQAVFDQVRRIAPYKTTVLIVGESGTGKELVARSIHASSDRADKPFVAINCGAIPDALLESELFGHVRGAFTDARFERAGLFAEADGGTLFLDEIGEMPTHLQVKLLRALQEEEVRAVGASNPRKVDVRIVAATKQNLDARMRDGHFREDLFYRLSVFPIALPPLRERSGDIPLLVEHFLVTHGKRLGIRAKSVREKAMALLVEYPWPGNVRELENVLERAIVLAQGAPIDATHLPDRVRERLGAPGPGGDGLPVDRGELSIKSNSRELEARLIRMALERTRGNKTNAAKMLEISHRTLLYKIQEYGLGGE, encoded by the coding sequence ATGACCGACGCCCGCCCGCATATTCTCGTCATCGACGACGAGGAAAGCATGCGCCACAGCGTCGGCGTCATCCTCGACCGCCACGGGTACGACGTCACCGATGCGCAAAGCGGCGAGGAAGGACTGTCGGCGATCGAGGAAAAAGGCCCGTTCGACGTCATCCTTTGTGACTTGCGCATGCCGGGCATCGACGGCCTGACGTTTGTCGAGCGCGCGATCGCCGCGGGCGTCGCGAGCCCCATCATCATGATGAGCGCTTACGGCAGCATCGACGCCGCCGTCGAGGCGATGCGGCGCGGTGCTTTCACGTTTGTCAGCAAGCCGTTCAAGCCGAACGCGTTCCTCGCCACGATCGAAAAGGCGCTCTCGCACGAGGAGCTGGTGCGAGAAAACCGGGAGCTGCGCGAGGAAAAAGCCCGGCAGTTCCGCTTCGACGAGCTTGTCGGCCGCGACGAAAAAATGCAGGCCGTGTTCGATCAGGTGCGCCGCATCGCGCCCTACAAGACGACCGTGCTCATCGTCGGCGAGTCGGGGACGGGCAAGGAACTTGTCGCCCGGTCGATCCACGCAAGCTCCGATCGCGCCGACAAGCCGTTTGTCGCGATTAACTGCGGCGCAATTCCCGACGCGCTGCTCGAAAGCGAGCTGTTCGGCCACGTGCGCGGCGCGTTCACCGATGCGCGTTTCGAACGCGCGGGGCTGTTCGCCGAGGCCGACGGCGGCACGCTGTTCCTGGACGAAATCGGCGAAATGCCGACGCATCTTCAGGTCAAGCTCCTGCGCGCGTTGCAGGAGGAGGAGGTGCGCGCGGTCGGCGCGTCCAACCCGCGCAAGGTTGACGTCCGGATCGTCGCCGCAACCAAGCAGAACCTCGACGCGCGCATGCGCGACGGGCATTTCCGCGAGGATCTCTTCTATCGATTGTCCGTATTCCCCATCGCGCTTCCGCCTTTGCGCGAGCGATCCGGCGATATCCCGCTGCTCGTCGAGCATTTTCTGGTCACGCACGGAAAGCGCCTCGGCATCCGCGCCAAAAGCGTCCGCGAAAAGGCGATGGCGCTCCTTGTCGAATATCCCTGGCCGGGCAACGTGCGCGAGCTGGAGAACGTGCTCGAACGCGCGATCGTGCTGGCGCAGGGGGCGCCCATCGACGCGACGCATTTGCCCGACCGCGTCCGCGAACGCCTCGGTGCGCCTGGCCCCGGCGGTGACGGCCTGCCGGTGGACCGGGGCGAGTTGTCGATCAAGTCGAACAGCCGCGAACTCGAGGCGCGCCTGATCCGCATGGCGCTCGAGCGCACGCGCGGCAACAAGACGAACGCCGCGAAGATGCTCGAAATCTCGCATCGAACCTTGCTCTACAAGATTCAGGAATACGGGCTCGGCGGGGAGTGA
- a CDS encoding response regulator, translated as MANARSKSPETPTLEQFRRLAEFLPFGVTIYHAPTNKPEDIVLVWANDTACTESKYDFRAQYGKSVGELFPPLLEQPEEINVPARWLRAAIDGEHSVINEFPYGDATHPFGWFRLDFVPLEERMVATVYRNITGQKIAEDERADSVARYRHFIEGTDDLVVQFNRVGMIEFTNHASWKVYGRSPRECVGLNLFDLTHPDDRDALRDALRNCVASRTSGATIENRQATADGRFRELLWTINIDFDDHGKIGLANAIGRDITARREMEREIMRAKETAELANTAKSEFLANMSHELRTPLNAIIGFSQILMNKDFGPLTEKQDRYVQSVHTSGLHLLNLINDILDLAKVESGKMELEPSDVNIGELLEGSLIMIREKAHNRGVAVKVDLDPDVAGKRFLADERKLKQIVYNLLSNAAKFTPGGGSITLSATRSDGELRIHVKDTGIGILPEDQERIFLAFEQVDSSYARQVQGTGLGLTLCRNLVELHGGRIGVESQGEGTGSTFWFTIPWRESQAPAIEALPETPFPHPVLEHHERPVVLVVEDESTAAELLTEYLRGGGYDVEYARDGIEAIRRARAIKPFAITLDVLLPKKNGMSVLAELKLDAATKDIPVVMVTVTEKQQLAFTLGAIEWFIKPVDAGRLLETLRLVRRANGIPHPTVLIIDDEADTREYLSEIIGRDGFDVLLAAGGEQGVKAVRDSHPDILVLDLMMPDVDGFEVVDRIKDDPLGRRIPIVVYTAKELTAEDRKRLSRHVKRITRKPKSDDLLRELERIRAASEPAAAPPAPAPEVIGGR; from the coding sequence GTGGCAAACGCACGATCCAAATCGCCGGAAACTCCCACGCTCGAACAATTTCGCAGGCTTGCGGAATTCCTTCCGTTTGGCGTCACGATTTATCACGCCCCCACCAACAAACCCGAGGATATCGTGCTGGTGTGGGCGAACGACACCGCCTGCACCGAATCGAAATACGATTTCCGCGCCCAATACGGAAAGTCCGTGGGCGAGCTGTTTCCGCCGCTTCTGGAGCAGCCGGAAGAGATCAACGTGCCCGCGCGCTGGCTGCGCGCCGCGATCGACGGCGAGCATTCCGTCATCAACGAATTTCCTTATGGCGACGCGACGCACCCCTTCGGCTGGTTTCGCCTCGATTTCGTCCCGCTTGAGGAGCGCATGGTCGCGACCGTCTATCGCAACATCACCGGGCAAAAAATCGCCGAGGACGAACGCGCGGACAGCGTCGCGCGCTATCGCCACTTCATCGAGGGCACGGACGATCTCGTCGTCCAGTTTAACCGCGTCGGCATGATCGAGTTCACCAATCACGCAAGCTGGAAGGTATACGGCCGCTCGCCGCGCGAATGCGTCGGGCTCAACCTGTTCGACCTCACGCACCCCGACGATCGCGACGCGCTGCGCGACGCGCTCCGGAATTGCGTCGCGAGCCGCACGTCCGGAGCGACGATCGAGAACCGCCAGGCGACCGCGGACGGCCGGTTCCGCGAGCTGCTCTGGACGATCAACATCGACTTCGACGATCACGGGAAAATCGGGCTGGCCAACGCCATCGGCCGCGACATCACCGCGCGCCGCGAGATGGAACGGGAGATCATGCGCGCCAAGGAAACCGCCGAGCTCGCGAACACGGCCAAAAGCGAGTTTCTGGCGAACATGAGCCACGAGCTTCGCACGCCGCTGAACGCGATCATCGGTTTCTCGCAGATCCTGATGAACAAGGACTTCGGGCCGCTGACGGAAAAGCAGGATCGCTACGTGCAGAGCGTGCATACGAGCGGGCTGCACCTTTTGAACCTCATCAACGACATTCTCGACCTGGCCAAGGTTGAGTCCGGCAAGATGGAGCTTGAGCCCTCGGACGTGAATATCGGCGAGCTGCTCGAGGGCAGCCTCATCATGATCCGCGAAAAGGCGCACAACCGCGGCGTCGCGGTCAAGGTGGATCTCGATCCGGACGTGGCGGGCAAGCGGTTCCTCGCCGACGAGCGCAAGCTGAAGCAAATCGTTTACAATCTTCTCTCCAACGCGGCGAAATTCACGCCCGGCGGAGGCAGCATCACGCTATCGGCCACGCGAAGCGACGGCGAGCTTCGCATCCATGTGAAGGACACCGGCATCGGCATCTTGCCCGAGGATCAGGAGCGCATCTTCCTGGCGTTCGAGCAGGTCGATTCGTCGTACGCGCGCCAGGTGCAAGGCACCGGGCTCGGTCTGACGCTTTGCCGCAACCTCGTTGAGCTTCACGGCGGGCGGATCGGCGTGGAAAGCCAGGGGGAGGGGACGGGATCGACCTTCTGGTTCACGATCCCCTGGCGCGAGTCCCAGGCGCCCGCCATCGAGGCTCTCCCCGAGACGCCGTTTCCGCATCCCGTCCTGGAGCATCACGAGCGCCCCGTCGTGCTTGTCGTGGAGGACGAATCCACGGCGGCGGAGCTTCTGACCGAATACCTGCGCGGCGGCGGCTACGACGTCGAATACGCCCGTGACGGCATCGAGGCGATCCGGCGCGCCCGCGCGATCAAGCCCTTCGCCATCACGCTCGACGTCCTGCTGCCGAAAAAAAACGGCATGAGCGTGCTCGCGGAGCTCAAGCTCGACGCGGCGACGAAGGATATCCCCGTCGTCATGGTCACTGTCACCGAGAAGCAGCAGCTTGCGTTCACGCTCGGCGCCATCGAATGGTTCATCAAGCCTGTCGACGCCGGCCGCCTGCTCGAGACGCTGCGCCTGGTGCGGCGCGCCAACGGCATCCCGCATCCGACCGTGCTCATCATCGATGACGAAGCCGACACGCGCGAGTATCTCTCCGAGATCATCGGCCGCGACGGTTTCGACGTGCTGCTTGCCGCCGGCGGCGAGCAGGGCGTGAAGGCCGTGCGCGACAGCCACCCGGACATTCTCGTGCTCGATCTGATGATGCCGGACGTCGACGGCTTCGAGGTCGTCGATCGCATCAAGGACGACCCGTTGGGGCGCCGCATCCCCATCGTCGTGTACACCGCGAAGGAGTTGACCGCCGAGGATCGCAAGCGACTGTCCCGGCACGTCAAGCGCATCACGCGAAAGCCGAAATCGGACGATCTGCTGCGCGAGCTCGAACGGATCCGCGCCGCGTCGGAACCCGCGGCGGCTCCCCCCGCGCCGGCGCCGGAGGTGATCGGTGGCCGGTGA
- a CDS encoding HAMP domain-containing protein — MRVSRVGLRVRIIAFMIAISAFLLVALGTVWLRLAERNFIQMKVHAGAVILSALQSVIQLEWEGRYVLVMGHSDQARLQEIIDAFGNNLQVPNLFIVAKDGQILAHRRFEQVGKRYMDTEIEDALSTLRLVKRYEAAGARGIQPDDALEVTGPLFLGSQVVGAIRFRLAMDDAAQSLAATRRLLAWYLVFTVAATSLAGLTFLVRLIVRPLDELERVTTMMTEGDLDHRVPVRSRDEIGRLAAALDNLQRTLRDGRAALSRKSDHLRTAEEKLEKAREEIIRQDRLAYLGRVAAGVAHEVGNPLGAIYNYLGILESADDAESREIAARMQREVERIDRIMRELLDFSRPRAGRVAPVNVPEYLEECVNMLRDQRQLDGMETHVRAPDELPPLLIDPGELKQVVVNALTNARDAAGGDGTIDLTVEAFAYSETAMLESRLEGATSMPTEPERVAYTDLARRGIAFSSRPAFEPGMHVLAIHVRDSGPGLSPEAVQRVFEPFYTTKTPGKGTGLGLPICQRIVEGAGGVLRFESKRARDGRSGGTVVSIYIPAPESEKERRRDELLAQVEGA; from the coding sequence ATGCGCGTATCGCGCGTCGGCCTGCGTGTGCGGATCATCGCATTCATGATCGCGATCTCCGCGTTCCTGCTCGTCGCGCTCGGCACGGTCTGGCTCAGGCTCGCCGAACGCAACTTCATCCAGATGAAGGTGCACGCGGGGGCCGTCATTTTATCCGCGCTGCAAAGCGTCATCCAGCTCGAGTGGGAGGGGCGCTACGTCCTTGTCATGGGCCACTCGGATCAGGCGCGGCTGCAAGAGATCATCGACGCGTTCGGAAACAACCTTCAGGTTCCCAATCTCTTCATCGTCGCCAAAGATGGGCAGATCCTCGCCCATCGCCGATTCGAACAGGTCGGCAAACGCTACATGGACACGGAAATCGAGGACGCGCTTTCCACGCTGCGCCTGGTGAAGCGGTACGAAGCCGCCGGGGCGCGGGGAATCCAGCCGGACGACGCGCTCGAAGTCACCGGCCCGCTTTTTCTGGGAAGCCAGGTCGTCGGCGCGATCCGCTTTCGCCTGGCGATGGACGATGCCGCCCAGTCGCTCGCCGCGACGCGCCGTTTGCTTGCCTGGTACCTCGTCTTCACCGTCGCCGCGACGTCGCTTGCGGGTCTGACGTTTCTCGTCCGGCTCATCGTGCGCCCGCTCGACGAGCTCGAGCGCGTCACCACCATGATGACCGAAGGCGATCTGGATCACCGCGTCCCCGTCCGCTCGCGTGACGAGATCGGGCGGCTCGCCGCCGCGCTCGATAACCTTCAGCGCACGTTGCGCGACGGGCGCGCCGCGCTTTCGCGCAAGAGCGATCACCTGCGCACCGCGGAAGAAAAGCTCGAAAAAGCGCGGGAAGAAATCATCCGGCAGGACCGCCTGGCATACCTTGGCCGCGTCGCGGCGGGTGTCGCGCACGAAGTGGGCAACCCGCTTGGCGCGATTTACAACTATCTTGGCATCCTGGAATCCGCCGACGACGCCGAATCGCGCGAGATCGCGGCGCGCATGCAACGGGAGGTCGAGCGCATCGATCGCATCATGCGCGAGCTGCTCGATTTTTCCCGCCCGCGAGCCGGCCGTGTCGCCCCCGTGAACGTACCGGAATATCTGGAGGAGTGCGTGAACATGCTGCGAGACCAGCGGCAGCTTGACGGCATGGAGACGCACGTTCGCGCGCCGGACGAGTTGCCGCCGCTTCTGATCGATCCGGGCGAGCTGAAGCAGGTTGTCGTCAATGCGCTCACGAACGCGCGCGACGCGGCCGGGGGCGACGGCACGATCGACCTGACCGTGGAGGCGTTCGCTTACTCCGAAACGGCGATGCTGGAATCGAGGCTCGAGGGCGCGACATCGATGCCCACCGAGCCCGAGCGCGTCGCGTACACGGACCTCGCGCGTCGCGGCATCGCGTTCTCGTCGCGCCCGGCGTTCGAACCCGGCATGCACGTGTTGGCGATCCATGTGCGCGACTCCGGGCCCGGTCTTTCGCCCGAAGCGGTGCAGCGCGTATTCGAGCCGTTCTACACGACCAAGACGCCCGGCAAAGGCACGGGCCTGGGACTGCCGATCTGCCAGCGTATCGTCGAGGGCGCGGGCGGCGTGCTGCGTTTCGAAAGTAAACGCGCGCGCGACGGCCGTTCTGGCGGGACGGTGGTTTCGATCTATATTCCCGCGCCGGAATCCGAAAAGGAGCGTCGCCGCGACGAGCTTCTGGCGCAGGTGGAGGGAGCATAG